A single window of Zea mays cultivar B73 chromosome 10, Zm-B73-REFERENCE-NAM-5.0, whole genome shotgun sequence DNA harbors:
- the LOC103642724 gene encoding uncharacterized protein: MPCVSKSHTLPPPPNVSNLALSPPKNLTFLRSSVLSDYDDAAAAAAPPAPALSISVSGHCSLSDSLGRFQPHSSPAPASAPAPIGFFSSRRRTALRPSMREAVLAHSLSATLASAHPLLLILVSPSASPNHSTHSYDYRAFLLHGGRLVPASLAIVNVGPGFRDQYHTFTAESPMPWLPSAPAPGHAHTLVEQKAVDEMVDGFGIGRMQELLGAAAGQATEIDDMYAGMLSKLEKLAREMEKSNLRVLEQVCF, from the exons ATGCCCTG CGTCTCCAAATCTCACACGCTCCCTCCTCCTCCCAACGTCTCCAATCTCGCGCTCTCTCCTCCCAAAAACCTCACCTTCCTCCGCTCGTCTGTTCTCTCCGACTACGACgacgccgcggcggcggcggctcctcCCGCCCCCGCGCTCTCCATCTCCGTCTCCGGCCACTGCTCCCTCTCCGACTCCCTCGGCCGCTTCCAACCCCACTCCTCCCCCGCCCCCGCCTCTGCCCCCGCCCCCATCGGCTTCTTCTCCTCCCGCCGCCGCACCGCGCTCCGCCCCTCCATGCGCGAGGCCGTCCTCGCCCACTCCCTCTCCGCAACCCTAGCCTCCGCCCAcccgctcctcctcatcctcgtctCCCCCTCCGCCTCCCCCAACCACTCCACCCACTCCTACGACTACCGCGCCTTCCTCCTCCACGGCGGCCGCCTCGTCCCGGCCTCGCTCGCCATTGTCAACGTCGGGCCTGGATTCCGGGACCAGTACCACACCTTCACCGCTGAGTCGCCTATGCCCTGGCTGCCGTCGGCTCCGGCGCCTGGGCACGCTCACACCCTCGTGGAGCAGAAGGCAGTGGATGAAATGGTGGACGGGTTTGGGATCGGGAGGATGCAGGAGCTCCTCGGCGCTGCTGCGGGGCAGGCGACCGAGATTGATGACATGTACGCAGGGATGCTCAGCAAGCTGGAGAAGCTCGCCAGGGAGATGGAAAAGAGCAATCTCCGTGTGCTCGAGCAGGTCTGCTTCTAA